Within Lolium rigidum isolate FL_2022 chromosome 5, APGP_CSIRO_Lrig_0.1, whole genome shotgun sequence, the genomic segment accatgttgtgtagaactctAATGCTAATAAATCCATGCCACCCTCGGGAACACTTGTCTCATATAAGAATACACACACACTTGAGTTTGTACTCTtgtctgcatagaggattgggctttctctcattgagagaaTTTGCatattgctatttactttctgcattttattttattgcaaactatacactcAAAACACCAAAAACTATTGAATCTTTATTATTATTTGCTTGTCAATTCCGTTAACCAATattttcagctcctcgtgggttcgacaacttttcttattgaaaagtactacaattaatTTCCTGCACTAGGGAGCTATCACTCATGCATGAGAGACATGATCTTCTCTACCGCAGTAATTCTTCCCAGTGTCACTGTAATTTTGTCTCTAAACTTGcttgtttttttcctttcttccattgttCACATTGCCActtgatgtggcccttctcatggcAGTGATGGTACACAAAATCAACATAGTTGCCTTTTGATTTGCTTCTACTTCTTCCTTGACCCTTACTCGGGCCTCTACTCCTGCTTCTCCGCGTGGCTGAGTCACTAGCACCTCTAAGTGTTAGGAAGAGCTATTCTTATCGGCAATTTGTCTATCCTCTTCATTTACTACCTTGGTCTTCACAAGGTTCCAAGTGGAACGCAATACGTGTGAATTGCACACGGTGACCTTAAAAGTCTCTCAAGTGTCCGCTAATGAGCCAAGCAGCAACAAGGCTCTCACTTCATCTTCAAATGTGATTCCCATTAAAGATAACTGATTTATAATGCCCTCAAATTCATTCACATGATATGCAATTGGAGTGCCCTCCTTGTACCTAAAATGCATCAATTTCTTGATAAAGAGCATCTTGTTGGTACCTTATTACGAGCATACAACTCCTCCAATTTCTTTCATAAGGTGCACGTGTGTGTCTCATCGATGATATGGTTCAAAAAATTGTCATCGACCCACTATCGAATGAACCTACAAGCTTGTAGATGAAGTACCTCCTCATCGATCTTCCTTCATATCCTCGGGCATCACACCTTGAAGAACACATGCTTCAAGTATTCCTTTACATACAACAAAATTTTCATCTTGCTTTTCCAAGCTTGATCATTTATACCATTTAATGATATCATTATGTTGGTATTCACTTCCATCTTTCACACAAACAAATGcactcaacccaaaacaaacattGCTCCTGAAACTTGAGTACACCTTTGAACCCTCAACAACGATACCAATTTGTTGGGGCAACATGGCATAACAGAGAGGATGATAGAAAACCCACCTATGCCGCGTATGAAATAGATAAACTTCGAGGATAGATTCAACCAATAGATATGCAGCGGAAAAACAaatacaaacacacacacaaGTGACACAAGGATTTACGTGAGAAAACCTCCTCAACTTGAGGATGGAAAAACCACGTGTATGGACCAACCGGTCCATGCAAGATTCACTATGAGCAACCCGGAGAGTCTTCTCTAGATCATCTAGAGATTACATCACACTCGACTCGTTGCTCACCGGCAACAACAACCATAAGAGGCAAGATACAATAAAGCCAAGATATTACAACTTATGTCCCCAACAGTATCAGCAAACTGCTGAACCACAGAACCAATCAGGACCAAATTTGGTAGACAAGCAGACATATCAGTTCCCAACATACAGACCATAAATTAGCTCAATTGTACAATTTTTCCTTTCCAAACGGTTCGTCTTCCAAAGCGCTATCTGCTGAAAGCTGACCACTCTCAAATCTGATTCCCAACGATCAAAATCTCAAACTAGGTAACCGGATCGAAGTACTTACGGTAAGGAACAAGCTCACGTGATTTGGTGCCGATCTAAGAAATATCCGAGCCTCCAAACACCATCTCAAAAATCTAAACAAAAATCACCTCTTATACTTCTTCCTCTCTTATCACTTGGTTGTGGTGTTCTAGTATTTTCTCATGTCTACCTCTCAAGGAGGCAACTCAGTCGTTGGTTGTGAACCTCGATCAACGGTTAATATGTGTTGAACTTATTAAGCTGATGTTGGGCTACCAACACACCTCCATGTGGAGGGACCTTCCTAATAGTATCGCTACCGTCATTAGAGCGCGTTTGGTTGCACAGGCCCGATTTGGGTACCATTGCGCCGGAGAGATGGAACACACCGCGCGTTCCATACGAGCTCTAGAGCCATAAAATCCATGTTGTTTGGTTGCCGACAAAGCCATTTTCTCGCACCGGAGAGGGAAGATAGGCCCCGTTGTTTCGTTGCACTGCTTGCAGCCCAATTTGAATGCTACCGAAACATAATTCAGCTATTCGGTTCCACAAATTGCAATTCCATTGTCTTACCACAGTTCAAATTGGGTGAGAATACCATGCCATAGAATGTTACATCCGATCACAGACCAttcagaagaacaagatcctcacgatcacGACGAtcaggaagacgatgatgaaatcTTTGACCCTTCTCTCATCTACCTCCGGTGCTCCTTGTAGAGTAGGCACTACCTCCGGTGATGTAGTCGTGCTAACGACACTGGATGATCGATGGCCTCAATTGCCATGGACTAATCATCCAAGAAGCTCTGgtactcttgttgtgcctcctccaatgtttcataccctctgtagctgttgttggagtagccactgACTTGGTCTTAACAGATCCTCCATGAGTCGTAGATTCTCGGAACCGTTCCtcggaacaccacataccactagcacgaCAAAAGAAGAACAAGTAAGGTTGTTGATCGATCACAACAGAGCAACACAACTACAAACCAAGTCACAAGGGAACAACACAAATATTGACATCAAATGATAAACTAACAAGGGCATGCATGGTTATTgcaaaagtggatcacaagttcatcctacactatTATGGTGTTATATTAGCACCACACCAAAAGTGGGTCTCATCCCAAcaccgcaagttcaccatcacaagaggggttagtatataccacctcatcatacttACAAAAAGGGGCCATCAGAAGTCTTTCATCCATAGCTACAACCAAAATGTacatcatcatcataataaagtcATAAGCCAACTCCATCACCTCGATGCATGCATCCCCTCACCCAcgccctcaagggcaccactacatgttgtagtgGTACTTGGCATGGTAGTTCCTCAGCCGAGAGGATGCGGTGTGGGTCATTCATGCCCACAAAGTTGGAACTCCGGGCCTTGTGGTTGACGAGGTGGCTCGGCGCCGCCATGAGATCCGTTCGGTGAAGCCAACCATGTCCATGACCGCCTAGTACGGTTGAGGGTGCATGTCTATGGGCTTGTTGTCCGGATGGCCTTTGCGACGTCCTTCATAGAAAcaatcatgttggtgaaggcTGCTAGCTCGTTGTGGGCGAAGgtacctctcttcctcttgccgaCGTTCAGCTTTTCAGACGCGTCGACAACCTTCTTAGGTGGCCCATCGAGGATGACCGTGTCGGACTCTGCAGTGAAAACATCCTCAAGCGAAGGCGCGGATGGAGGCGTGCACATGGGCTCACTTGATCCCATGAACTTCCCGGTGGTGAGGCCGAAGGAAAAGATGGCATGCATCTCATCATAGTTTGCAATGGCGAGTTCAGGAACTCCGTGTCCCTTGGGTGATCCTACCATAtgaagggacaatgatgttagttgTGCACGTTTGTGATGAATTTTTTTAGTGAGGTGGACGAGAGCGTGCTTACCGCGACGTGCACTGTGGTAGTGCTCGGCTCGAAGGATGATGCATTTGCTCCACACCACTGAACTCCGCTTAGATCGCAGAGCCTGCTAATGATGAGGCACCTCTTCCGCTACTTCCTCAAGTGGttctacacctgagtggagctaaCGTATACACCACAATGTTTAAATAGGACCTTCGCCACAACAGTCAGATGAACTTCCTTGAaatcctttgtcagttctcactccggTCTTGATCGACGCACACATCTTCTCCAAGACAAAGTTGGACATGAAGGGGAGCCATTTCATGGTCCCGTTCCCTTTTGTGAGGCCTTCAAGGCCTTCTCGCGTTAGTGCGGTTCTTGGCATTGCTCCTCTTAGGGACGGCTATCCTCGCCACCACCTatgccgctacctgagccacgAGACCAGCCACAAGACCATTACGCAGATCCGTGCAGAGGGGTGACCGACACCTTGGCCTCATAATTGAGCTATGAATCGGCTACTTGTGACGGAATATGGgagtccccaacgcagacaaTGGCCTGGCTAAAGTCATCACAGAAAGAGTACTACACAGATCGTAGTACAGAGAACGTGAATCTACTTGAGAGCAAAGATATGGCTAATATGGACAATACAAACCATAGTGACGTCATGCTAAATCAGACAAGCAATACATGGCAAATGTGGACATCAcaaaccctagcaagatcatgataacTCAGCCCATTTGGGACAAACAAGGAATGACCAATGTGACCAACAcaaccctagcaagatcatgataaatcaccctattTAGGACTAACCGTACCAACAAGTTCAAACCCTAGGCAGATCTGACAACTCCTAACCAAGATCTAACCATAACCGAGCAACCGGGGTGAGGGATTCCTTACAGTCATCGCCGAAGGTGAAGAAGTGTTgcacgaggaagaagatgaagccgagaTGCAGGTTGCCGTCGCCGACCGGAGATCTGTGCGCCGCTTACCTGCTTGGTGACGGGATGTGGATCTCgaaatttgggggggggggggggggggggggagagtggAGGAGGGGCACGGCGgggaggtgacggaatccttcccgccccTTTTCGCTCTCGAGGTGCGCGCCGCAGCTCGCGCCATCTCCCTCCTCGTCCCCGCTCGTGCAGCCAAAGATTCTCTTTTACATCATCTCGGCGTCAGATATGGATGGCTCGTTGAAAACAACCGATTCAGATGTTCCTACCGGGTTAGACCCAATGATGCTTTAAGAACCGTGTTGTGCAACAACGCGGGGAGCCAATCAATCCAACAGATTGTTTTTTGCGCCACCATACCAgccaaccaaacgcgccctagaaATGTCGTCCTCGCTTTGCTCGTCGCGTTCTCTAATCGATGGCGACACATCCCGAACACACCAACTGTGAGCCACGGTAGGGCAGCAAGGGTGTCCAGAGACTCAGTATGCACAGCCGGATTCATCACTACTCTGTATGGATCATCACATGTTATTTCTGGAAAGACATGGAGTACGAGCCTGTGTTTGGATCTTTAACAGCTTTGAAATTGTCAACATTCATCCCAAAGCGCCCCAGCACAGAGTTCCCCACTGACATAGCGCGACACCTCACACCGTTGCCAGCATGTGTAacgttgtgtgcgtgtgtgggaCGAGGGCGCTGAAGAGGTCGAGGAGAAGCCGCGCGGTGGGTGAGAGGCTCACAGGCAAAGCAAGCTGGCAGGAGAGCATCTGAGTTACTGAGTGGCACAAAGCCCCATACTGAAGGCAGCTGACCCTACCAGTTGGTTCATTACTTCAGTAATTTCTAAGTGCGTTTCTTCAGGAGTTTGCTTGCCGAAGGAGGTGAAGATGGGCAAAACCAGCGCACAGGCACAGGGGGGTTGTATTACAGATCTGAACAGCTTTCGAAAATGCAATTTTAAATGAGAATTCTGCTTGACAATACAatcaaatgcaaatgttcatatAACCCTGCTTTTCCAACCTCCTTGATGTTGATTCCATCTCGAGTCAAAGTGGCGCATCATTGCGCCGATAAAAAATGACATAACCAGGCAATACAACTACATTGCTATACTTTTCTGCAACTCAGAATCAAAATTGGGATACAGATTGTTGCAGACTCCATCTTCCGATTAGAGTCCAAGGAGAACCACTGATATCGTCACGACTTTATACATTGCTATAAATAACATCTGATCCACTTGGTGGGCGCTCCTTCTATCTCTTGCTGGTGGAGGAAACTGGGTTAGGTGCTCTCGTGCCCATCAGCAACCTCAGCAAGATCCTTCGCCCAAAAGGTTACTGAAGCTTGGGTGCTTTGAGGAGATATACACTCCTCACCAAACCTTTGCCCACGTCTCCAACCTCCTTGAGTATAGAAGCTGGATCTGGCATGGCTTCCTCGGCCTCATCTCTGCCACGCTTCTGTGATAAACAAATACCAATTCAACTTCAGTACCTCTGATATGCAACAAACGGAAAAGCTCCACATGATAAAAAATACTATTGGCAACCAGATACAGATTGCCCAGCATAGCCCAATGCAGTATTTGAGCAACTCGGATATTCATTTTTGGGAAGATCAAACGGAGGAAACGGTCTTTTACAGCACAAGCTGCCAGTTAGAAAATACCTTCGAGTTCTCCCATGTAAGACCAATTGCATCTCCTCCAACCGAATCATGCCACAGTTTGAAGGTCACAGGGAATGCACACTGTGCACAAATAGCGTCACTATTCTGAATGTATATCTTTATGAAatcaaaactcaagaacttcaACTTTACCTTCAAGTCTCTTAAGAAGCATGTGGTAGGGTCGAAATTTAACAAGAGTTTATCTCTTGAGCTTCTCACAACACTTTGACTGAGTGGCATATAAGGGTGGAAATCATTACTTGGATTGCCCTTGATTACCATCTTACCTGTAAGGTTGTTCCAGAAGTTATTTGCATTAGAATACAGAAAATGAGTTGCATATTATCTTGGCTTCAGGTTAGCAACAAATACTAACACGTGAACTAACCATTAGGAGTCTCAGCAGGAAAAAGAACATGTTGAGGACGACAAAGCTTCTCTTGATGTAGTAGTATAACAGCATCATAATTGCTTAAAGGTGTTTGGAAGAGGCACTATAGTAAATGAAGCAAATGAGAAAATCAAAACCAAATGAGACAGTGAACCACCAAAAAGTGACAGCAAATGAGAAAATCAAAACCAAATGAGACAGTGAACCAACAAAAAGTGATAGAAAAACCTTACCTCCCATGTATATTGGCCTGATTGACCATGAACGATGAGATCTGTTAACAGCTCAGCGCTGCTTTTGGCGTATGAAGCCATCCGTTTGAGAACCTGTGATAATAAAATAAACAGGCGGTGAACAAATAAAACAGACTTATTTGGTTCCACAACTAAAACTCTATAACCAACTAGTAATTAGCTTAGATGCTTCTCCGGCAAAGCCTTATAgggcatttcaacggattatgacatTCATTGCCACTGCTTTTCGGGCAATTGTTGGTTATGTCATATGCATGCTTATCATGGAGAAATGCCATACAAGATGCGGTTACAAGAATTGTGATATAGATGATTCTCATGATACCACGAAACACCAGTACAACACTGAGAAATGTCATTGATGTACAAGAAACAAAATATAGTGCATTAGCTTGTCACTTTACTTCCCTAGCTTTATCATTGATGTCCACTAGAATTCAATGATGGAAATTGGTTTTTcatctgtacaaaaaagataaataccTACCGACTTGCTTGGTGAATGTTTTGTCCAAGCTTCAGATGATTTATCATACGATGTAGCCAGAAACATTGCAGGCTCTATATCATGAGGATTTTGCTCATAAGATCTTCTGCTCAGCATAAACTTTTCCTGTAGTTATATCCAGCAATATGTTAGCAGCTTGACAGCTAATTCAGAGGTCAAAACAGAAAAGAGAGAATCAGAGAACTAACattgatttctttctcatccttcAGGTTGAAGTCATTATTTATGTCCACGACCATGGGTGAAAAGGTCCAGTCAAAACTGGACAGCAATCGCAGGAACCTGTCATTTTTTAATAACTAGTAAGAGGACAAATACAGCTTTCATGGGCTTGTGAGACCAGTAAAAAACCCAACTGATTAGTGAAATAGGTGTGAGGGGGGTGACTCCCAAGGTAACTAATAAACTTAATGGGCTGATAAGGCTGGTAAACATAGTTACAAGAACCTATCGTAATAAAGGTTCTCTTATCCTGGAAGTTATAACTTGATAACTATAAGCCTTCACCAGCAATATGCCATTCGTCCAACACAGATCATTATGTCTGATGCTGGACCACATTTATATCAAGAAAAAATAACATATTCTTTAACAGTCTTCATCAAAACATTGGTATCACTCCTTGATATACTCTAAATATTGTGTCTTAATTGTACAACAAAGAAATTTATTGAAATGGATATTTTAGGACATAAAATCTTGGGTTTATCATTATATTAACAGAAATGTTCACTTCCGTATATAGAAGCCAAATTTCTGCCAATTTTTTCTCAGCAAGGAAGAATGGAAGACATTGTCAGTATAACCAGCATGACTGCTTGGAGCTGTCTGTTCTCATGACAAAAGTATGAAATGGATAAAGAATCAACTAGTAATATTAACAGTAAATAGGAGACTGGATGAAAATGAAATGTCTCAGAGTTGTACCTAAGAAACCCAGCAACCCGTGAAGATGGGGCGTGAAATGGAAATGGCTTCAAAAATAGGTATGCAACCACCAATTCAATTGCCTCCTTTGAGATAAATGAAGAGAATAGATGTGCAGAAATccatctttttgctagcctttgaAACAGAAAGAGCATTGTAAGTATAATCTAGATTTTTAGGTATGCTGTGTTAGCTAACACCCTTCAAAACCTCAATGATTACCTGACTACCGGCCCATACACTTGGTAACGACCGTGCAGACCATTGATCATGCTTGAGTGCTGGCTCCGCAGAAAGAGCTCCTTATCTTCTGATGGATCACTTTGTGTGTTAGCGTCTGCAGCTGAGAgatgaagaaaaaaaattatggaACTGCAAGATCTTTCTACATAAGCCagttagaaaaataaaaatagaaaaatgcatATATAATGAGAAGCTAACCTTGCTTTTGTACCACCAGACCTCTTTCATGAAATATTTTAAGCAAAAACGAATAGCCAGATGTAAGAACATTGACCTCATCTTCACTGGCTGTTACAAACATCCCTCGATCCGCCAGGCTGAAATAACACCAGATCAAGTCAATGAAGGAATTGAACATAAGCAAAGAATAGttcataaacaagtaaaaaagaagTGTAGTTCAGAAATGATGTCACATACCTTTCACCAATTCTTAGAAGAAATGCAGATTTTGTCTTCTCCATGGCTAAGGGATCCAGGGGCCAGTTACCAGACCCCTCGAGCTGTCATTGGAATTGTGAAAGGAAAGAGATTTGTGAAAAACAAATTCTTAAACGAAGCATGGCTAACATACATATACAGAGCAGGATCTGAAAAGGTACTGAGCAGGGAAGAAATAATACTTGTTGCAGGTTCAATGAACCTAGACACATTTTAGCCTACACTTTGACTAAATCTGCAACTAGTATTTAGGACCAGAGAGAGTAGTAATTTCCCATTGTGATATATAACACAACTAGCACGCGGCATACCTGAATCATGACTTCCAAAGATCGAATACAAGTTGGTGCAaacttcggtagcttctgagaaCTCTTTTCATATGCCAATGGATGAGGTTCAGGAGGATACACAGATGTGTGCCTAAAAGCTGGCATAAGCAGAAGTTAAGTAGTGAAACAGCGAGAATAATGAGCAGGATATGTAAAGAATAATATATATTTTGTCGAACCTGAGTCTAGAGGTTGCACAGTGGTTATTTTAAGAGGAATATCATCCAGCAGACGCAACTGCTTAGTTAGATTATCAAAGGCTCCAAGCAAAGCTCCAGAAGACGACACTGGATCTGCATAATTCCAATCAAAACTTATTAAAATCCAAAACCAAGGACATGTAAAGCACGGGATATAAAGCTTACAACTTTACCTTTCCCGCCAACCAAAAGGCAAAAGTCAAGCTGATCAACAACATGAGTCAAATCTTCCTTCCGCAACAGCAAATGCTTGGTAAGCACATAATCAGAGATTCTTTTGATGATTGTGTGCTTCTCCCAAGTCTCAGTTTCCCACACTGCAGTTTAAAAGCAGTATCACATTTATTCAAGTGTATGCTCTTCACAGGCAATGACAAAAAAAAAGCAACATTTACCTGTGCTTTCAGCAATAGCCCCATCTTTAAATCTCCTAAGTTCAGCTTTCTTTccccaaaattttctaaatttaataGCCTTGGGATTTATGAGCACAATGATATATGTGTTAGACCACATTTATTACAGTTAATCATTACTATGTTATCTGTAGAAGGGAAATCACCTCATCACGATTCTCAGGATTTGGACCAATATCAACAAAACGATAACTCTTCTCCAACAAGCTAAGCATTACGCCGACAACCAGTGGGCTGGTACCAAACTCTGAGAAACCCTATAAAGCTATGTTTGTCACTAGATTGAAATGCAAACGTGAGTGTTCAGTTATAGTACACAAATGCCACGTACATCCATTATATTCCATTCAGAAGGTGTGCTTCTCCACAGGACGCGGATCATCTTTATTCTATCTGTAAGTCCTTGTTGCAGCAAGGACTGGACATCTTTTTCAAGTACTCGCCAAGATTCATCATCCAAGCAAAAGCTTAACGCAGTAACTTTGGAGTTCCCCTTCAAGTTAACCCTGACAGAGAAAGCAAGAAATATCATCTGAGAACTTGATAAGCTTTTTGGCTTCAGTCTTAAATTACGCTTGGATTGCAAACAGAAATTACAATTTGCGAGTTGATGGTAAAAACAAGCTTTCTTAGACTAATGGTACTAAGTTAGTTCAATATGAACGTAAAACTGAACACGTGCAGTGGAAAATGACATCTAAGTTGAGGCTAGCAAGTAAAGAACTGGAACCGCTCGTCATCTTCCAACTTGTGAGACTTTGGAATATATACAAAATTCATCAGTTAAATCATGACTTCTAAAATCAATCTATCAGTCAACCGCACGATTACTCATAGATTGTCACAGACTCCCAAGCACAGCATGTACTGCGTTGCTAGGTAAGATAGTGACTACAAAAAAGGGCATAACGCAAAATCGCAACATGCACAGGAGTGGCATATCATGCTTGCTTAACTGAACATACCTCAGGCATGAATCAAACTTAGCAGCAAAGTCAACCTTGGTCATAAAAAGCTCTTCAAATCCACCATCTCTGCATTTATCAAGGCAATTAAGTGTGCAAGCTGCCTCATCTTGAAGCTGAATACAAAATTATTTGGGTTAAGGTGGAGACTATAATAGTTAAAGCCAAGGAAAATGCAAAGTTTGATTACAATTGTTAGGTGTAATATTCTGAACGTAAGGAGCAAGGATAGCTAAACTTCTACCGTGGATGGTTGTTTCATATCATAGTTGCAAAGATTGTGTATGTGCGTACATGTAGATGAGAAGTGAATAACAGAAATACAGTTAAGTGGGAAAGGAATTGGTGTTCCAAAATTACTTTCACAGTCAAACGTACCTCTAAAAATGCCGACTTTGTCATTCGAAATGCCACATTGACATGGCCAGATACATCACATATGGCAACATCAAATGTTCTCACGAGATGAGCAATGTACTGAAAAAATCATGGATAAGAAGATCATAAGAATGAGAAGGAATATTGAAAAGATTTGATATTACATCACTGCAAGCAAGTCATGGACAATGATCTATATTTACAAGCGGAGGGATTACCATCCTATTAGGTATCCCCATTGCCGAATTAGAGACAGAGGTGCACCCGACACCCATGGTGTAGTTAGTAAAACAAGCTGAGTATATTACCTAAGTATGCTATGCGATATCAAATATTTCACACCATGTTCACACTAAGGTAAATAACTTATTTGGAGAaactatgattttctaaggaagaTATTATTCCTGTTATTCTATGGGAAACTAGCCTACACAGTACACACTGATGTAATCATTTTGGGATTCAGCTAATATAATGTGCAGCAGGTTGACAGACCTCTTTGGTGATCGTACGCTTCTTTATTGGCTGAAGCACCAACCCCCTCGACCAAATTTTGGAAGTTGCTACAAGTAAACAAAATGATATAGTGAACAATGGTAAATGTATACGGAATATCAACTTTCTGTTGCTTGGAATGTACCAAAAAAATTGATTGCAACACGGAAAATTTGTCTTCTGGACATGGATCTAGTAATTATGCTTCCTCCAGAGTCCATTGTAAGAAACACAAGGATGGCAGATATTAAGTAACCATTGAGGCAATCATGTGCATATATTGAAGTTCTTTGACGTGCCCAAACCTGCATTTCAAGATATTAGATTGCCATCCAGGAAAAAACCAATAAGTAGACCTCTGCTGCACTGTAAATATAGAAGTATTTCTTTCAGATAGTTGTTGACGGTGTCACTCAGTTCATTTCAAGAAACAAGATTCAACAACTATGAACTGAAACAACAGAAACCTGCTCTGGACATGTGCACATTTAATGCTTATTTTTCATAAGAActacaactgaagatgaacctcatACTTTTAGTAAAACCAATGCCTCTTGCAAGGCTTTCCAATTTGCAAAGGTGCAGCTGATAGATTCTGCATTTTCCTCCAGAAACA encodes:
- the LOC124657062 gene encoding LOW QUALITY PROTEIN: nucleolar protein 6-like (The sequence of the model RefSeq protein was modified relative to this genomic sequence to represent the inferred CDS: inserted 1 base in 1 codon), yielding MVSAEYSVDLKLSTLLNEARPSAAXLRAAGEAVDAVAQLIKSVPPQQVAPEAASGFVRDLGLAAEKLTFSFRPPEVVRLAGSHAAGAVARPDVAADLLVRLPKECFHEKDFLNHRYHAKRCLYLCVIEKSLNSSHLIRKVSWSTFQDEARKPVLHVYPATEIAELPGFYVRIIPSASSLFDVSKLNLSTRNNVRAYTKDGINQPTPKYNNSILEDMFLEENAESISCTFANWKALQEALVLLKVWARQRTSIYAHDCLNGYLISAILVFLTMDSGGSIITRSMSRRQIFRVAINFFATSKIWSRGLVLQPIKKRTITKEYIAHLVRTFDVAICDVSGHVNVAFRMTKSAFLELQDEAACTLNCLDKCRDGGFEELFMTKVDFAAKFDSCLRVNLKGNSKVTALSFCLDDESWRVLEKDVQSLLQQGLTDRIKMIRVLWRSTPSEWNIMDGFSEFGTSPLVVGVMLSLLEKSYRFVDIGPNPENRDEAIKFRKFWGKKAELRRFKDGAIAESTVWETETWEKHTIIKRISDYVLTKHLLLRKEDLTHVVDQLDFCLLVGGKDPVSSSGALLGAFDNLTKQLRLLDDIPLKITTVQPLDSAFRHTSVYPPEPHPLAYEKSSQKLPKFAPTCIRSLEVMIQLEGSGNWPLDPLAMEKTKSAFLLRIGESLADRGMFVTASEDEVNVLTSGYSFLLKIFHERGLVVQKQAADANTQSDPSEDKELFLRSQHSSMINGLHGRYQVYGPVVRLAKRWISAHLFSSFISKEAIELVVAYLFLKPFPFHAPSSRVAGFLRFLRLLSSFDWTFSPMVVDINNDFNLKDEKEINEKFMLSRRSYEQNPHDIEPAMFLATSYDKSSEAWTKHSPSKSVLKRMASYAKSSAELLTDLIVHGQSGQYTWECLFQTPLSNYDAVILLHQEKLCRPQHVLFPAETPNGKMVIKGNPSNDFHPYMPLSQSVVRSSRDKLLLNFDPTTCFLRDLKCAFPVTFKLWHDSVGGDAIGLTWENSKKRGRDEAEEAMPDPASILKEVGDVGKGLVRSVYLLKAPKLQ